A region of Thermobifida halotolerans DNA encodes the following proteins:
- the rpoZ gene encoding DNA-directed RNA polymerase subunit omega encodes MAGTPPVAEGITNPPIDELLEVVDSKYSLVTMAAKRARQINAYYAQLGEGLLEYVGPLVETQVQEKSLSIALREIREGLLSAEAQENA; translated from the coding sequence TTGGCTGGTACACCGCCCGTCGCCGAAGGCATCACCAACCCGCCGATCGACGAACTCCTCGAGGTCGTCGACAGCAAGTACAGCCTCGTCACCATGGCCGCCAAGCGGGCCCGGCAGATCAACGCCTACTACGCCCAGCTGGGCGAGGGGCTGCTGGAGTACGTGGGCCCCCTCGTGGAGACCCAGGTCCAGGAGAAGTCCCTGTCCATCGCGCTGCGCGAGATCAGGGAGGGCCTCCTGAGCGCCGAGGCCCAAGAGAACGCATAA
- the metK gene encoding methionine adenosyltransferase, giving the protein MSRRLFTSESVTEGHPDKIADQISDAILDSMLKEDPRSRVAVETLVTTGQVHVAGEVTTSTYVDIPTIIREKILEIGYDSSAKGFDGASCGVSVSIGAQSPDIAQGVDTAYETRENEASDDLDRQGAGDQGLMFGYANSETPELMPLPIKLAHALAQRLAQVRRDGTVPYLRPDGKTQVTVEYDGQTPVRLDTVVVSSQHAPDIDLRELLTPDVKEHVIAPVVAEYGLEADNYRLLVNPTGRFEIGGPMGDAGLTGRKVIVDTYGGYARHGGGAFSGKDPSKVDRSAAYATRWVAKNIVAAGLAERVEVQVAYAIGKAQPVGVFLETFGTEQVAPEMIEKAVLEVFDLRPAAIIRDLDLLRPIYSKTAAYGHFGREVPEFTWERTDRVEALKSAVGA; this is encoded by the coding sequence GTGTCCCGTCGACTTTTCACTTCCGAGTCGGTCACCGAAGGCCACCCCGACAAGATCGCCGACCAGATCAGCGACGCGATCCTCGACTCGATGCTCAAGGAGGACCCCCGGAGCCGGGTCGCCGTGGAGACCCTCGTCACGACCGGTCAGGTGCATGTCGCAGGTGAGGTGACCACGTCCACCTACGTCGACATCCCCACCATCATCCGCGAGAAGATCCTGGAGATCGGCTACGACTCCTCGGCCAAGGGCTTCGACGGAGCCTCCTGCGGCGTCTCGGTCTCCATCGGCGCGCAGTCGCCCGACATCGCCCAGGGCGTCGACACCGCCTACGAGACGCGCGAGAACGAGGCCTCCGACGACCTCGACCGGCAGGGCGCGGGCGACCAGGGCCTGATGTTCGGCTACGCCAACAGCGAGACGCCCGAGCTGATGCCGCTGCCGATCAAGCTCGCGCACGCCCTGGCCCAGCGGCTGGCCCAGGTGCGCCGCGACGGCACCGTTCCCTACCTGAGGCCCGACGGCAAGACCCAGGTCACCGTCGAGTACGACGGCCAGACCCCGGTCCGGCTGGACACCGTCGTGGTCTCCAGCCAGCACGCCCCCGACATCGACCTGCGCGAGCTGCTGACGCCCGATGTCAAGGAGCACGTGATCGCCCCGGTCGTGGCCGAGTACGGCCTGGAGGCCGACAACTACCGGCTGCTGGTCAACCCGACCGGGCGGTTCGAGATCGGCGGTCCGATGGGCGACGCCGGACTGACCGGCCGCAAGGTCATCGTCGACACCTACGGCGGATACGCCCGCCACGGCGGCGGCGCGTTCTCCGGCAAGGACCCGTCCAAGGTCGACCGCTCCGCCGCCTACGCCACCCGCTGGGTCGCCAAGAACATCGTCGCCGCCGGGCTGGCCGAGCGCGTCGAGGTCCAGGTCGCCTACGCGATCGGCAAGGCCCAGCCGGTCGGCGTCTTCCTGGAGACCTTCGGCACCGAGCAGGTCGCCCCGGAGATGATCGAGAAGGCCGTGCTGGAGGTCTTCGACCTGCGGCCCGCCGCGATCATCCGCGACCTCGACCTGCTGCGCCCCATCTACTCCAAGACCGCCGCCTACGGCCACTTCGGCCGGGAGGTCCCCGAGTTCACCTGGGAGCGCACCGACCGCGTCGAGGCGCTGAAGTCCGCCGTGGGTGCCTGA
- the coaBC gene encoding bifunctional phosphopantothenoylcysteine decarboxylase/phosphopantothenate--cysteine ligase CoaBC yields the protein MSAERAPEVVLGVGGGIAAYKICELLRRLTESGHRVRVVPTRDALRFVGEPTWAALSGRPVATDVWQSVHEVPHVRLGQHADLVFVAPATADLLARAAHGMADDLLTNTLLTARCPVVFAPAMHTEMWEHPATRHNVATLRSRGAIVLEPASGRLTGADTGKGRLPEPAELFDAARRVLARGSLPTDLAGRHVVVSAGGTREALDPVRFLGNRSTGMQGYALAATAVARGARVTLVSANVALPPPAGADVRPVTSAVELRDAVREAAARADAVVMAAAVADFRPDTVATGKIKKTGGRPAPIALVENPDILAELSRDRLRPDQVVVGFAAETDNVLEHGRDKLRRKGCDLLVVNQVGDGRAFGTPDNQAVVLGPDGLAVDIPRGPKEDLADRVWDLVAERLGGTVRTADPGR from the coding sequence ATGTCGGCTGAGCGCGCACCCGAGGTCGTTCTCGGCGTCGGCGGGGGAATCGCCGCCTACAAGATCTGCGAGCTGTTGCGCCGCCTCACCGAGTCCGGTCACCGGGTCCGGGTGGTCCCCACCCGCGACGCCCTGCGGTTCGTGGGCGAGCCCACCTGGGCCGCGCTGTCCGGCAGACCCGTCGCCACCGACGTGTGGCAGTCGGTGCACGAGGTCCCCCACGTACGCCTCGGTCAGCACGCCGACCTGGTGTTCGTCGCCCCGGCCACCGCCGACCTGCTGGCCCGGGCCGCCCACGGCATGGCCGACGACCTGCTCACCAACACGCTGCTCACCGCGCGCTGCCCGGTCGTGTTCGCGCCCGCCATGCACACCGAGATGTGGGAGCACCCGGCCACCCGGCACAACGTCGCCACGCTCCGCTCCCGCGGCGCGATCGTGCTGGAACCCGCCTCGGGGCGGCTCACCGGAGCCGACACCGGCAAGGGGCGCCTGCCCGAACCCGCCGAACTGTTCGACGCCGCCCGCCGTGTGCTAGCCCGCGGCTCACTCCCCACCGACCTGGCCGGGCGGCACGTGGTCGTCTCCGCGGGCGGCACCCGCGAGGCCCTCGACCCGGTCCGCTTCCTGGGCAACCGGTCGACGGGGATGCAGGGGTACGCGCTGGCCGCCACCGCCGTGGCCCGCGGCGCCCGGGTCACCCTCGTCTCCGCGAACGTGGCGCTGCCGCCCCCGGCGGGAGCCGACGTGCGCCCGGTCACCTCCGCGGTGGAGTTGCGCGACGCGGTCCGCGAGGCCGCGGCGCGGGCCGACGCGGTGGTCATGGCGGCGGCCGTCGCCGACTTCCGTCCCGACACGGTGGCCACCGGGAAGATCAAGAAGACCGGTGGGCGTCCCGCGCCGATCGCCCTCGTGGAGAACCCCGACATCCTCGCGGAGCTCAGCCGCGACCGGCTCCGGCCCGACCAGGTCGTCGTGGGCTTCGCCGCCGAGACCGACAACGTGCTGGAGCACGGCCGCGACAAGCTCCGCCGCAAGGGCTGCGACCTGCTCGTGGTCAACCAGGTCGGTGACGGCAGGGCGTTCGGCACCCCCGACAACCAGGCGGTGGTGCTCGGCCCCGACGGACTGGCCGTGGACATCCCGCGCGGTCCCAAGGAGGACCTCGCCGACCGGGTGTGGGATCTGGTGGCCGAACGTCTTGGCGGCACGGTGCGAACCGCTGATCCTGGGCGATAA